A single genomic interval of Desulfolucanica intricata harbors:
- a CDS encoding ATP-binding protein: MQFEFNIEGMNFTRAGEAAAKIKKALQLVGMEVETVRKALIVAYEAELNIVIHAYHGKLTAEVNSDRVEIKAEDKGPGIPDINLAMKEGYSTAPPNIREMGFGAGMGLPNIERCSDKLEITSEVNQGTQLLATIYNRTSGEK; this comes from the coding sequence TTGCAATTTGAATTTAATATTGAAGGTATGAACTTTACCCGGGCCGGAGAGGCAGCTGCTAAAATAAAAAAGGCCCTTCAGCTTGTAGGAATGGAAGTGGAAACAGTTAGAAAGGCTTTAATCGTGGCCTATGAAGCTGAACTCAATATAGTTATACACGCCTACCACGGCAAGCTCACTGCTGAGGTTAATTCAGACCGTGTAGAAATAAAAGCCGAAGACAAAGGACCCGGTATACCGGATATCAATCTGGCTATGAAGGAAGGCTACTCCACCGCACCTCCTAACATTAGAGAGATGGGTTTTGGGGCGGGTATGGGGTTACCTAACATTGAACGTTGTTCAGATAAATTGGAAATAACCTCGGAAGTTAATCAAGGTACACAGCTTCTGGCCACAATTTATAACCGAACAAGTGGTGAGAAATAA